The Miltoncostaea oceani genome includes a region encoding these proteins:
- a CDS encoding signal peptidase II — protein MAVIAGLALVADQIVKWSVRATIPRGDDWLSVWQLALGHNQNDGIAFGLFAGAGRAVGVVTALVLPLVVLALGLFARARLLAAVSAGLLLGGGASNLSDRVLRGEVTDYIEVGLWPSFNLADVAIVCGACLLLWIIGQDEDERTAPR, from the coding sequence ATGGCGGTGATCGCCGGACTTGCGCTCGTCGCCGATCAGATCGTCAAATGGTCGGTCAGAGCCACTATCCCGCGTGGTGATGACTGGCTTTCGGTCTGGCAACTGGCGCTCGGACACAACCAAAACGATGGCATCGCCTTCGGGCTCTTCGCCGGAGCGGGACGCGCCGTCGGGGTAGTGACGGCGCTCGTACTGCCCCTTGTCGTTCTGGCACTCGGACTGTTCGCGCGTGCGCGCCTTCTTGCCGCGGTATCCGCAGGTCTGCTGCTCGGCGGCGGCGCGAGCAACCTGTCGGACCGCGTCCTCCGGGGCGAGGTGACCGACTACATCGAGGTTGGACTCTGGCCTTCTTTCAACCTCGCTGACGTGGCAATTGTCTGCGGGGCGTGCCTCCTTTTATGGATCATCGGCCAGGACGAGGACGAACGAACCGCGCCTCGGTGA